A window from Candidatus Nitrospira neomarina encodes these proteins:
- a CDS encoding glutamate-5-semialdehyde dehydrogenase, protein MQINKSQDELEVSGEEEELSPEEYLKPLLQRAKQAARPLSGLTAMKKNAALMAMADGLEAGEEAILKANEEDLSAFEGNPSRTAMADRLRLTPARIADMAAHIREIAQLRDPVGESMGFWQRPNGMRVGRVRVPIGVIGIIYESRPNVTADAAALCLKSGNVCVLRGGSEAHHSNLALATILGEAAQKAGIPEGTITFIDKTDREVILALLKSHRFVDLIIPRGGEALMDTVTQHSTIPVIKHDKGVCHIYVDSDVDLAMAQRISFNAKAQRCSTCNSMETLLVHEKVAKKFLPPLAEEFIEAGVEMRGCSKTCQILSQAKPAQEDDFGKEFLSLIVAIKVVKDMESAMDHIHQYGSRHTDSILTNDYDRALRFLREVDSSTVMVNASTRLNDGYEFGLGAEIGISTTRIHARGPMGLEDLTCSKYVVYGSGQVRE, encoded by the coding sequence ATGCAAATCAATAAATCTCAAGATGAGCTTGAAGTTTCTGGAGAAGAGGAAGAGCTTTCCCCTGAGGAATACCTGAAGCCCCTGCTTCAACGAGCCAAACAGGCTGCCCGCCCATTGAGTGGACTGACTGCCATGAAAAAGAATGCGGCTTTAATGGCTATGGCTGATGGGCTGGAGGCTGGAGAAGAAGCGATCCTTAAGGCCAATGAAGAAGATCTTTCAGCATTCGAAGGGAATCCCTCACGGACCGCCATGGCTGATCGACTTCGCTTAACCCCAGCCAGAATTGCCGATATGGCGGCGCACATTCGCGAGATTGCGCAGTTACGGGATCCAGTGGGCGAATCGATGGGGTTCTGGCAACGACCCAATGGAATGAGGGTCGGTCGAGTGCGTGTGCCGATTGGAGTGATCGGAATCATTTATGAATCCCGCCCCAATGTGACCGCTGATGCGGCGGCCCTCTGTCTCAAATCCGGCAATGTGTGTGTGCTGCGAGGGGGTTCCGAGGCGCATCATTCCAATTTGGCTCTTGCCACGATTCTTGGGGAAGCGGCCCAAAAGGCTGGAATTCCCGAAGGAACAATTACCTTTATCGACAAGACTGACCGCGAGGTCATTCTTGCTCTACTCAAAAGCCACCGGTTTGTCGATCTTATCATTCCTCGTGGTGGCGAGGCGCTGATGGACACGGTCACGCAGCATTCTACCATCCCGGTGATTAAGCACGACAAAGGCGTATGCCATATTTATGTGGATTCAGATGTGGATCTGGCCATGGCCCAAAGAATCAGTTTCAATGCGAAAGCTCAGCGTTGCTCGACCTGTAACAGCATGGAAACTCTTCTGGTGCATGAGAAAGTAGCCAAAAAATTCTTGCCGCCCTTAGCCGAAGAATTTATTGAGGCAGGAGTGGAAATGCGGGGATGTTCCAAAACCTGCCAGATCCTTTCTCAAGCCAAACCTGCCCAAGAAGACGATTTCGGTAAAGAATTTTTATCGCTCATTGTGGCGATCAAAGTGGTGAAGGATATGGAGAGCGCCATGGACCATATTCACCAATACGGTTCCCGTCATACGGACTCTATTTTGACCAATGACTATGATCGGGCTCTGCGATTTTTGCGAGAGGTGGATTCCAGTACCGTGATGGTCAATGCCTCGACCCGCTTGAACGACGGCTATGAGTTTGGGTTGGGTGCCGAAATTGGGATTAGCACAACCCGGATCCATGCTCGTGGTCCAATGGGGTTAGAAGATTTAACCTGTTCGAAATATGTTGTATACGGTTCCGGTCAAGTCCGGGAGTAA